In a genomic window of Pseudodesulfovibrio sp. S3:
- a CDS encoding cyclic nucleotide-binding domain-containing protein, which translates to MREIPFDLSDKDILERLKNVPAFDNLPESHIRAVMKAASVCRYEAGETLINQGDCDNRVFFLIFGKLSILVADKQVGQLQRLGDVFGEMGIIDGSPRSATIKADRASLVISLDDTAIGSLGETSKIFVQAVMYRVFAEVLAIRLREANQKITSLQNELDKLKK; encoded by the coding sequence ATGCGAGAAATACCTTTTGACCTTAGCGACAAAGATATCCTGGAGCGGTTGAAAAACGTTCCCGCATTCGACAATCTTCCCGAAAGTCACATCCGCGCTGTCATGAAAGCCGCGTCCGTCTGCCGATACGAAGCGGGCGAAACCCTCATCAACCAAGGCGACTGCGACAACCGGGTATTCTTTCTCATCTTCGGAAAACTCTCGATCCTGGTAGCAGACAAGCAGGTCGGCCAGTTGCAACGGCTGGGCGACGTATTCGGAGAGATGGGCATCATCGACGGCAGCCCCCGCTCGGCAACCATCAAGGCAGACCGGGCGTCGCTGGTGATCAGCCTGGACGACACCGCCATCGGCTCCCTTGGCGAGACCAGCAAGATCTTCGTCCAGGCGGTCATGTACAGGGTATTCGCAGAGGTTTTAGCCATCCGTCTCCGGGAGGCCAATCAGAAAATCACGTCCTTGCAGAACGAGCTGGACAAGCTGAAGAAATAA
- a CDS encoding M48 family metallopeptidase, which translates to MNTYLVVVIGSLLASWLLGALSAFLNARSMQPEPPRDLEDVFDTARYARSQEYTRESMKFTSVADTFNTGITLLVILAGGFNLLDTLVRSLELSPLASGLIYIGAIGTISGLLGLPFESYHTFVLEKRFGFNTTTFTTFVLDRLKGLVLTALIGGALVAGILFFLDKAGPYAWLLCWGFAVAVSLCLTYVAPTWILPLFNTFSPLEEGELRTALEAYARKIGFELSGIFVMDGSKRSTKGNAFFTGMGKRRRIALFDTLIREMTTEEIVAVLAHEVGHAKLWHIKKRLFTGILKTGAVFYLMSLFLNSEELFAAFGMEHMSVYAGLVFFALLYTPLSMVLSVISNKISRKHEFEADAFAADTTDRADTMISALKKLSASNLSNLTPHPLTVWLEYGHPPVLERVRALQK; encoded by the coding sequence TTGAACACCTATCTTGTCGTTGTCATCGGTTCCCTTCTCGCGTCCTGGCTGCTCGGCGCACTGTCGGCATTCCTGAACGCCCGCTCCATGCAGCCGGAACCACCTCGGGATCTTGAGGATGTTTTCGATACCGCGAGATACGCCCGCTCCCAGGAGTATACCAGGGAATCCATGAAATTTACCTCGGTTGCCGACACCTTCAATACCGGCATCACCCTCCTGGTCATCCTGGCGGGCGGCTTCAACCTGCTCGACACCCTGGTCCGCTCCCTGGAGTTGAGCCCGCTGGCAAGCGGCCTGATCTATATCGGCGCCATCGGGACTATCAGCGGATTACTGGGGCTGCCTTTCGAAAGCTACCACACCTTTGTTCTGGAAAAACGCTTCGGGTTCAACACCACCACCTTCACCACGTTTGTTCTGGACCGGCTCAAGGGCCTTGTCCTGACCGCACTCATCGGCGGCGCGCTGGTGGCCGGAATCCTGTTCTTCCTGGACAAGGCCGGACCCTATGCCTGGCTCCTGTGCTGGGGATTTGCCGTAGCCGTATCCCTGTGCCTGACCTATGTGGCTCCCACCTGGATTCTGCCGCTGTTCAACACCTTCTCACCATTGGAAGAAGGTGAACTGCGCACGGCCCTGGAAGCCTACGCCCGCAAGATCGGATTCGAACTTTCCGGCATCTTCGTCATGGACGGTTCCAAACGGTCCACCAAGGGCAACGCCTTTTTCACGGGGATGGGCAAACGGCGGCGCATCGCCCTGTTCGACACGCTCATACGGGAAATGACAACCGAAGAAATCGTGGCCGTGCTGGCCCACGAGGTCGGACACGCCAAGCTGTGGCATATCAAGAAGCGGCTGTTCACCGGCATACTCAAGACCGGCGCCGTATTCTATCTCATGTCACTGTTCCTGAACTCCGAGGAATTGTTCGCGGCCTTCGGCATGGAGCACATGTCCGTGTATGCGGGCCTGGTCTTCTTCGCCCTGCTCTACACCCCGCTTTCCATGGTCCTGTCGGTCATTTCCAACAAGATATCACGCAAGCACGAATTCGAGGCGGATGCCTTTGCCGCGGACACCACGGACCGGGCGGACACCATGATCTCCGCCCTGAAGAAACTCTCGGCCAGCAACCTGTCCAACCTGACCCCGCATCCCCTGACCGTCTGGCTGGAATACGGCCACCCCCCGGTCCTGGAAAGAGTCCGAGCACTGCAAAAATAG
- a CDS encoding LysR family transcriptional regulator — translation MELRQLRYFIAVAEELHFGRAAERCHIAQPPLSQQIKRLEEELGVTLFERTSRKVSLTDEGQMFLQVARDTLCTLESGVEKMHMMAEGLIGKLRIGFLSSGLHTDFLKGVTAFRKRYPGIQLDIREMQSSDQNLALRAGELDVGLSHYCYADHYHLDSRTFLADRYFLAVHEDHPLAQKGHAEFADIDKEPFIMFSRQHYPDAYDRAIGRYHKFGVQPRIVQEAKTHQTKLSLIAAGMGIGFVPDRMRAVLPDTVRMLPFDFQGEVHRTPLKIVWRKGEQSPALKCFLEVLADYCRDEDSEPQHQSSKIAK, via the coding sequence ATGGAACTCAGACAACTCAGATATTTCATTGCCGTGGCAGAGGAACTCCATTTCGGTCGGGCGGCCGAACGGTGCCATATTGCCCAGCCCCCGCTGTCGCAACAGATAAAGCGCCTTGAGGAGGAGCTTGGGGTCACGCTTTTCGAGCGGACCAGCCGCAAGGTGTCGCTCACCGACGAAGGGCAGATGTTCCTGCAAGTGGCCCGTGACACCCTGTGCACCCTGGAAAGCGGTGTGGAAAAAATGCACATGATGGCTGAAGGACTCATCGGCAAACTGCGCATCGGGTTCCTCAGTTCCGGCCTGCATACCGATTTTCTCAAAGGAGTTACCGCCTTTCGAAAGCGGTATCCCGGTATCCAGCTCGATATCCGCGAAATGCAGTCCTCGGACCAAAACCTTGCCCTGCGCGCAGGTGAACTCGACGTGGGCTTGTCCCATTATTGCTACGCTGACCACTACCATCTCGATTCGCGAACCTTTCTGGCCGATCGGTATTTTCTGGCCGTGCACGAAGATCATCCCCTGGCACAGAAAGGCCATGCCGAGTTCGCGGATATCGACAAGGAACCGTTCATCATGTTCTCCCGCCAGCACTATCCCGATGCCTACGATCGGGCCATCGGACGCTACCACAAGTTCGGCGTCCAGCCCCGCATCGTCCAGGAAGCCAAGACGCATCAGACCAAGCTTTCCCTCATAGCCGCCGGAATGGGCATCGGCTTCGTGCCCGATCGCATGCGGGCCGTCCTGCCCGATACCGTCCGAATGCTGCCCTTCGACTTCCAAGGCGAGGTGCACCGCACCCCCCTCAAGATCGTCTGGCGAAAGGGCGAACAGTCGCCGGCACTCAAATGCTTTCTCGAAGTCCTTGCCGATTATTGCCGGGACGAGGATTCCGAACCACAGCACCAGTCCAGTAAAATCGCAAAGTAG